From the genome of Anopheles moucheti chromosome 3, idAnoMoucSN_F20_07, whole genome shotgun sequence, one region includes:
- the LOC128305568 gene encoding uncharacterized protein LOC128305568, translating to MFAISAAGYGTITRDDIIALEVRCLEQIREDVLYAVRNDAKLRAVLTSKNYDDFKNIVDAAHLTPLSASDKMNAKTKNRIWNSATRD from the exons ATGTTTGCCATCTCCGCAGCTGGTTATGGTACAATTACTCGTGACGATATAATCGCACTAGAGGTACGCTGTTTGGAACAAATTCGGGAAGATGTGCTGTATGCCGTGCGGAACGATGCCAAGTTGCGGGCGGTATTAACCTCGAAAAACTACGACGATTTCAA AAACATCGTCGATGCAGCCCACTTAACACCACTGAGTGCCAGCGATAAGATGAACGCTAAAACAAAGAATCGAATCTGGAATAGCGCCACGCGCGATTAA
- the LOC128305566 gene encoding ADP-ribosylation factor-like protein 2, whose translation MGFLTILKKMKQKEKEMRILLLGLDNAGKTTILKRFNGEPIDQISPTLGFNIKTLHYNDYVLNMWDVGGQKSLRSYWRNYFECTDGLIWVVDSTDRMRMESCREELTLLLQEERLAGATLLVLANKQDLPGALTANEIKEILQLDKIETHHWSIQSVSAVTGGKLVEAIDWLVEDISKRIFTLD comes from the exons ATGGGATTTTTAACGATTCTTAAGAAGatgaaacagaaagaaaaggaaatgcgAATATTGTTGCT CGGCCTCGACAATGCCGGAAAAACCACCATCCTGAAACGGTTCAATGGTGAACCGATTGACCAGATATCGCCCACGCTAggatttaatattaaaacactGCACTACAACGACTATGTGCTGAACATGTGGGACGTAGGTGGGCAAAAATCGTTGCGATCGTACTGGCGTAATTATTTCGAGTGCACCGATGGACTCATCTGGGTCGTGGACAGTACCGACCGGATGCGTATGGAATCGTGCCGCGAGGAACTTACGCTACTGCTGCAGGAAGAGCGACTCGCCGGTGCCACACTGCTTGTGCTAGCCAACAAACAAGATCTGCCCGGAGCACTGACGGCGAACGAGATCAAGGAGATACTGCAGCTGGACAAAATCGAAACACACCACTGGTCGATACAGAGCGTAAGCGCCGTGACGGGTGGCAAACTGGTGGAAGCCATCGATTGGCTAGTGGAAGATATATCGAAACGGATTTTTACGCTGGACTAG